CTGTCTGTCATCCCTTCCTCGCTTCCCATTGGATGACGGCTGGCGGGAGCTAGAGGTTCGCGCTGTCGCCGCTCTATAAGGCACGGGGGGCTCCGGGCGGCCACGTCTACCCCGGCCCCGGCCACGGCCACGTCTAccccggacccggacccggacccggacccggacccggacccggacccggacccggacccggacccggacccggacccggacccggacccggacccggacccggacccggacccggacccgaGCCCCATGGAGCGGCTGCGGGAGCTGAGGGCGCTGCTGAAGCGATGGGAAGCGGAGTTCGTGCGGGAGCGGAGGAGGAAACCCGGGCAGGTACGAGAGGGGGGTaaggggggtgatgggggggtaatggggggtgATGAAGGGGTAagggggggtgatggggggtgATGGAGGGGTGATGGGGGGTGATGGAGGGTGATGGAGGGGTGATGGAGGGATAAGGGGGGGGTGATGGAGGGGTAAGGGGGGATAAGGGGGGGGGTGATGGAGGGGTAAGGGGGGGTGATGGAGGGGTAATGGGGGGTGATGGAGGAGTAAGGGGGGGGTGATGGAGGGGTAATGGGTGGATTGATATTAGATGGATAATGGATAATACATGGATAGCGGATAGATAATGGAGGAATATTGGATGGAGGGATAATGGAGAGATAATGAATGGATAATGGATGATGGGTGGATGgaggatgggtggatggatggatgacgGATGGATGgaagatggatggatgaatgatgggtggatggatggatgatggatggatgatggatgggtgggtggatggatggatggaagatgggtggatggatgggtgcatggaaggatggatgggtgggtggatggatggatgatggatggatgggtgggtggatggatggatgggtgcatggatggactggatgagcttaaagctcttttccaacctcattgATTCCATGACATCACCGGAGAATGGAGATCCCGGGGTCAGGCACGAGCGTACCACCACCCAAATCCCATTCTATACAGCcatggaatgctttgggttggaaaggaccttcacgCTCACCCGCTTCCAAcccaccttccactggagcagggtgctccaagccccttgtTTCCAACCTGGATTCCCacttaacccccccccccaaaccagcagAGAAGCTTCCCTTCCCctcattcccagcagcagcaaacggGACCAATCCATTCCATGGCATCCAAGAATGATTCCTGATGTGATTCCTGATGTGTTTCCTTTGCAGGCCGACATCGCGGCAGCTCCAGAGGACACCAGGCGTGAGTGCGACCATGGGGTTGTGGGTGCTGCATGGGTGCAGGTGCCCGGTTGGatcctggaggagagaaagcTCCTTAAGgagagacctgagagcagctccggtgcctaaaggggctgcagggaacatggagaagggcttgggacaagggatgcagggatgggatggggaggaacgGCTCCaactggaagagggaagagttGGATGGGATGTTGGGATGAAGTTCATcaccatgagggtgctgggacactgggaggGGTGGAACGGAGAAGCTCTGGATCACTGGAACTgatccaggccaggctggacggggcttggagcaatggggctttggacaagggatgcagggatgggatggggaggaacgGCTCCAACTGGAAGGGGGAAGAGTTGGATGGGACCTTGGGAAgctcttccccatgagggtggtTGATGGAAGGGGTTGAAGGGCGAAGCttgggatgctccatccctgctcaaggccaggttggacacaagggggcttggagcaagctgctccagtggacggggtccctgcccgtggttggagctggaggagctttaaggtcccttccagcccattccatgattccatggtGACCTCTTCCAGGGCTTTACAAGGAATACAGGATGCTGAAGCAGCAGGGAGTGCAATCGGAtcctgcccagcccagcccctccgGCCAATCAGCAGCTCCGGAGCCTCCAGCCACAGAGCAGGTACTGGAGAAACCAACCCCTGCGCTCAGGAAAATCCCATGGGATGCTCTCTTCATCCCAAATGCTCTTCCTGTGGCCAAAAGATGGGATCAGAGGAgctgcttcccctgctcccgTCTCCTTCGGGGTGCATCGGAGCTCATCTCCACGACAGAATTCCATGGGTTTGCGGGGAAAGGTTTGGACTTGAGACGTTTTGGGATGGATCCGTTGGGATCGAGCGTTCCCGGTGTCCTTGCAGGTGCCCGACTCTGGCTGTTGGGGCTCCCACCTCAACCGGCAGCCGAAGGCGCCGCGCCAGAGCCGCCGCGTGCCCGAGGCCTCGGTGCAATACTATGGCATGAAGCTGAAATCcaagctgggagctgctggcaagGTCAGGATTGGTCATGGATCGAGGCTGGAGCTGCTTCGGAGCCTCTTCTTGCTCTTGGGGACCCCAAAACCATGGCCCCTGCCTTCTAAAGGGGGGAGCAAAGGGTGGGAGCTGCCGGTGGGCACCGCGGAAGCTCCCGGTTGCTTTGGCTGGGGAATGTTTTGGAGGAGGATCTGAggcctctttctccttcccttcgtGCACAGGAGACCCCCCTGACCCCACGGAGGACCCCGGCCCCCAGGAAGAGCCCGCTTGTTCCTAAGCTCCGCAAGGATCAGGGCCCAACCGCGGCGCCGATGGAGCCTTTCCTAAGGGAAGAAGCCAAAGCCGAAGATCTCCTCCTCCCTCGCTCGGTGGCGGGGCTGGCCCCGCTCATCCTGGCTGCGGGATCGAAGCCTTCCCAAGCTCCCCAAGCCAGGAAGAGATTCCAGGAGCTGAAGGAGACGCTGGCGCAGACCCTGGGCTCGCTGGATCCTGCCTGGCTCCAGAGGTGCCaaggggcacccatgggtgaaGAGACAAAGCCGGGGCCCACTcaaaaggaggaggagcaagGAGAAGGCGTTTGTGCCCCCCcgaagcaggaggaaggagggggagatTCCAATAGGAAAAGGCCACGTGGAGCAGAGGAGGGACAGGAGGCTCCGGCAAAGCTCCGGCGCTGCCACCGAGGCTCGGCCAAGGGAGCGGTTGGTGCTGGcaatggggggaggaaggagaagaagaagagcgaagaggaggaagaagaggagaaggaagagcaggaggagctcAGGAAGGTGATGGAGCCCTTGGAAAACCTCCTGggagaggtggaggaggaggaggaggagaagcccaGATGCACCCGCAAAGTCATCGCTGCCAGGTAGGAGCCATCGGATGCTGTCCCAGGGTCCggcttcatccagctccaagcacgGGCAGGGACCGCTGCCACCGGAGCAGGATGCTCCgagcccttgtgtccaacctggccttgagcactgccagggatggggcagccccagctcctccatTCAATCCATTCctgtgtcccagcaccctcacagtgaagaacttcccaAGATCCCATCTAATTCCTCCCGCTTCCAGTTGGAGCcgttcctccccatcccatccctgcatcccttgtcccaagcccctctccagctttcctgcagcccctttaggcactggagctgctctcaggtctccccttcaggttccttctcttctccaggctgccccagcccagctccctcagcctggctccagagccagggatgctccagctggagcatccctgcccctgcagcatctccatgcccCTCCTTGCCCTCaatccagcagctccacatccctttGTGTCGGAGAAAGGGGTTTCCTTTTATCCTGGTTTTCTTCTGCCCTCATCCCTGTGctccttcccccctgcccctgAGCATCATCACCACCTTTGGGCCCCCCGGCAAGGACCAAACAATGGGGCGATACCTCCTTCGGAGCCCTCTTTGGGGGCACTTGAAGGGGGGCTCTGGTGGCTCCTGGgttccttcccctcttctctccttGCAGAGCGTTTCCAAGGAGCAGAGGGAATTTTGTCCGGCTCAACCTGCGGAGTCGATCCCACGTCCGAGGCTTTGCCCTGCGAGGGCATCGCCTCCGCAAGCAGGTAAAGCCCCAGCGTTCCTTTGGGATCCTTCGTGCGCATGGAATCCCTTGGGATCGTATCCCAACGCCGTTGCTCCATAGGCTTTGGGGAGTTCTGGGTATCTGGGGGGGTTCCAGAAGACCGGAGGGAAGGTTGATGGTCACCCCCATGTCCCAGAATGGGGAAGCGATCGGCCCATCAGTCTCACTGGAAGGTTCTGGAGTGAATCCTAGGGGATATCCTAAGGGAAACCAGGGATGCGATTGGGAGGTGGGTCACGGATTGGGAGGTGGAAACACGGATTTGCCATAGACGACAACCCCATCGCCTTCTGCAAACCTCGTGAGGGTCAAGAGCACCTGAGGAGCCTGGAGGTGCGTGGGTCCGTGCGATGCATCCATGGCTCCTGAGGGTGGATGAAGGGGCCGCAATGGAGTTCCTGATGGCTGGAAAAGGGGAAGCAGAACCCCCGTTGTATGAAGGAAGACCCAGGGGACTACCGAGCACTCGGTCTCACCTTGGTGCCCAGCGGGATCACGGAGCAGATCCGCTTGGAAACCCCGGATATCCAATGGGATCGACCGCGGCTTTATCGATGCTCAAGGTAGAAGCGTGACGTGGGCTGGTCCTGCCTTGCAGATGTGGAAGCAGAAGTGGCAGAAGAAGGCAGGATGGTTCGGAGGAGGCGGATCCATGGACCGGAGCTCGGACGTCTGCTTCCGTTGTGGTGGGACAGGACACTGGGCATCGGCGTGCCGAGgtgatcatggaatcatgggatgggatgggatcatccagttccactggagaaggatgctccaagcccttgtgtccaacctggccttgagcactgccagggatggggcagccgcagcttctccaTTCAATCCATGCccgtgtcccagcaccctcacggTGAAGAACTTCCCAAGATCCCATCTATCTCCCCCCTCTCCCATTGGAAGCccttcctcctcatcccatccctgcatcccttgtcccaagcccctctccatgtttcctgcagcccctttaggcactggaagctgctccaagcTCTGGAGCTTCTCCTTTCCAGGCTCTCCTCCCTGGATGCTGGATTATGGGATCGGTTTGGCAAATCCATGAGCCACGTTCGGATCCCTGGTGGGAAGCTCCAGTTGGGTTTTCCCACCTCCCTGTGGCTTCCCTCCGCTGTTTCCTTAGGGGTTTTTAGGGATAACTCCTGGAAGCGGATGGAATGATGAGGCTGCTGCCTCCCGTGGATGTAAGTAAAGGAAAGGCCCGTttcccagcaggagctgccagaGAGGTGGAGAAGAGCGGCCCTGctcctgaggaagaggaggaggaggaggaagctccATTGCCCACGTTGGAGGAGGTGGCTCGTAGGACCAACACCTTCTGCCCAGAGCTctgtggtgaggccctggcccTTGGCTTTGCGATGAACCCATGGAGACCTGGAATGGTTTCCTTTATCCCGGAGGGATCTACCTGGGCTTTGGGCATGATGCTGGGATGGGTGTGCTCCAGGAGCACCAGGCTCCTGGTGGTGGGGTTGGAACCAccgcctgcagctcccagctgctgtCTTCCAACCCCAGCAGAGAGCGGAGGCAGCAACGTGGGAAGATCCAATGGGATTTTGGAGGCGAGCGCTCCTCGGGATGGTTGGAGGCCGGCGTACGAGCCCCCGGCTCCACCAGCGCCCATGGAGCCCCTCTACAGCCTCGGAGCGGAGGGGAAGGTGCGAGGTAGGGCACCAAGGGATGCTCCGGCCGTGGTGGGGTAGGTTGGGACCTCTGGTCCTCCCCTAAGCACGTGCGGTCCCCTACAGAGACCCCAAAGGAGGTGCTGGAAGCTCTGAGGGCTTTGGGCTACAGCTCCTTCCGGCCCGGCCAGGAGGTGGCCATCATGAGGATCCTCTCCGGTGcgtttccttccttccttcctcctcctcttcatcacCCAAGTGGTCGAGGTCGGCCCCAACGCCTTGGTTCTCCTCCCAGGTCTCTCCACCTTGGTGGTGTTGTccacagggatggggaagtCTCTTTGCTACCAGCTCCCCGCTTACCTCTACCACCAGCGCTCCAAGTGCATCACCTTGGTCATCTCCCCTCTGGTGTCCCTCATGGACGATCAGGTCGGAGGTCCCAGTTCTCCCATCCCATCGGGATGCTCATCGGGGAGGTGTCCAAGTGGCCATGGAGCAGTTGGAGGTGACGCGCTTCCCTTCCAGGTCTCAGGGCTTCCCCGGTGCCTGAAGGCCGTCTGCATCCACTCCAACATGCCCAAATCCCAACGGGAAGCAGCCATGGAGAAGGTGAGAAGCTCCGGATCCTCCATGGAGAACCGTGCGTGTGCTCCATGGCCCTAGGAGAGACACCAACGGCGCCGGGTTCCAACCACCCCTGCTCCCATGGGAGCACGTCCCGTTGTGCCGGATGGATCTCCCGGATCCGATGCATCCCATAGGTGATGAAGGGCGAGGTGCAGATCCTGCTGCTGTCCCCGGAAGCTCTGGTTGGCGGCGGTGGATCCGGAGGTGGATTCCTGCCCTCCGCCGACCGGCTGCCACCCGTGGCCTTCGCCTGCATCGATGAAGCCCATTGCGTCTCCGAGTGGTCCCACAACTTCCGGCCCTGCTACCTACGGCTCTGCAAGGTGGGACAAAGGGAGATCCCATCCCCAAAAGCTTGGGAATGCAACCGGAATTCCaaccttcccttcccttcccaccagGTTCTCCGGGATCGCTTGGGTGTCCGCTGCTTCCTGGGCTTGACGGCGACGGCCACCTTGGCCACGGCGCGGGATGTGGTCCAGCATCTGGGAATCCCACCGGAGGAAGGGATAACGGTGCACTCGGCCGCTGTGCCCCCAAACCTGCTCCTCTCCGTCTCCATGGACAGGAACAGGGATGAGGTAGGGACACGGACCCCTTCTTCCCGGGGGGACCTTCAAACCCTTTGGGATTGGgattgccccatccctggcagtgctcgagggccaggttggacacaggccttggagcaccctgctccggTGGAAGGGATCCCTGCCTCTGGAACCGGAGGAGCTTGAAGGTCCTTCccatcccaacccattccatggttctCTCCCCCGTGCTCAGGCCCTCATCTCGCTGCTCCGAGGGGAGCGTTTCGGCTCCCTGGACTCCATCATCGTCTACTGCACGCGGCGCGAGGAGACGGCTCGCATCGCGGCGCTCATCCGGACCTGCCTCCAGGGAGTCCCGCTCAGGGAACGGCCCCGAGCTCAGGATCCTGCCCCGGGGAGGAAGGCCAAGGGTAAGTGCACGGCAGCGGGAGACGGAGCCCAGGATAGGTGGATCCCCAAGGGAATAGAGCCCGGAATATCTCACCTGGTGGATCCCCAATGGAATAGAGCCCGGAATATCTCACCTGGTGGATCCCCAATGGAATAGAGCCCGGAATATCTCACGTCGTGGATCCCCGATGGAATAGAGCCCAGAATATCTCACCTGGTGGATCCCCAATGGAATAGAGCCTGGAATATCTCACCTGGTGGATCCCCAATGGAATAGAGCCTGGAATATCTCACCTGGTGGATCCCCAATGGAATAGAGCCCGGAATATCTCACCTGGTGGATCCCCAATGGAATAGAGCCCGGAATATCTCACCTGGTGGATCCCCAATGGAATAGAGCCCAGAATATCTCACCTGGTGGATCCCCAATGGAATAGAGCCCGGAATATCTCACCTGGTGGATCCATGTTGAAATAGAGCCCGGAATATCTCACCTGGTGGATCCCCGATGGAATAGAGCCTGGAATATCTCACCTGGTGGATCCATGTTGAAATAGAGCCCGGAATATCTCACCTGGTGGATCCCCATTGGAATCGAGCCTGGAATATCTCAGCTGGTGGATCCCCAATGGAATATAGAGCCTGGAATATCTCACCTGGTGGATCCATGTTGAAATAGAGCCCGGAATATCTCACCTGGTGGATCCCCATTGGAATCGAGCCTGGAATATCTCAGCTGGTGGATCCCCAATGGAATAGAGCCCGGAATATCTCACTTGGTGGATCCCCAATGGAATAGAGCCCGGAATATCTCACTTGGTGGATCCCCAATGGAATAGAGCCTGGAATATCTCACTTGGTGGATCCATGTTGAAATAGAGCCTGGAATATCTCACCTGGTGGATCCACCTTGGAATAGAGCCCGGAATATCTCACCTGGTGGATCCCCAATGGAATAGAGCCTGGAATATCTCACCTGGTGGATCTATGTTGAAATAGAGCCCGGAATATCTCACCTGGTGGATCCCAAATGGAATAGAGCCTGGAATATCTCACCTGGTGCATCCACCTTGGAATTGGCAATCCATAGGGAACGAGCTGTGCTTGTGGAAGGTTTCTGGCTCCGTTGGCCGCTCGAAGCCTGGTTTTAGTGCTGCTGAGATCGGGTTTAGCCCTCGTTGTCCACCTCCACgggcttccttccttcccaacCTGTGACCCGGGAGTCTTCCCTCTCCCTGGAACCGCTCGGATCCGGCTTTGTTTGCGCCCgtccctctcctccccatcgATCCCAACCCGGGGCAGGGTCTTCTCCTCACTCCCCCCCCTCATTCCAGCTCCCTTTGGGGGGGTCTCCTGATGGAAACCCCTTCCTCGCACCCCATCCAAgcctctccccttccttccttccttccttcagccaAGAGGAGCCTCCATGCCCGGTGCTCAGTGGCGCTGGCCGATTCCTACCACGCCGGCCTCTCCGCCGCCGAACGTCGCCGCGTCCAGAGCCGCTTCATGAGCGGCCAGCTCCGCGTGGTGGTGGCCACGGTGGCCTTCGGCATGGGGCTGGATAAAGCGGACGTGCGCGGCGTGATCCATTACAACATGCCCAAGAGCTTGGAGGGCTACGTCCAAGAGATCGGCCGCGCCGGGCGGGATGGGGCCGCCGCTCATTGCCACCTCTTCCTGGATGCGGAGGTAACGCCGGATCCCGGGAGCGATCCGGGTTCTCCTTGGCTCTTGGGGTTCTTATGGCCAAGGGTGACCATTGCTCTACCAAGGGGGGGGACCTGCCCGAGCTGCGGCGGCACATCTACGGTGACTCGGTGGACTTTGTCACCGTCAAGAGGCTGGTGCGGAAGGTTTTTGTGCCGTGCAAGTGCCGGGAGCTGCACCGGCAGCACCGAGAGGCCACCGAGGTGAGGGGGAGGCTTCCCGGGGCGATGCGGCACGGAGTGGGGCTTTAGGTGCTGGTGATACGGGGAAGAGAAACCAGCGCCGCGGTGCGAGCTGCCGAGGGGACAGGATGAGGCCGTCGCTGCAGGGCCCAGCGGGGAGTGGCTCCGGGAGGAAGgcgatgggatgggatgggacgggATGGGGCACGCctgaggatgggatgggatggggagcacCGGAGgttggaatgggatgggatgggacgggATGGGGAGCACCGgaggttgggatgggatggggcgCGCAGgaggttgggatgggatggggcacgccagaggatgggatgggatggggagcacCGGAagttgggatgggatgggatggggtgcaCTGgaggttgggatgggatgggacgggATGGGGTGCACCAgaggttgggatgggatgggatgggggcgCACaggaggatgggatgggatgggatgtggCGCACAGgaggttgggatgggatgggatgggggcaCACAGgaggttgggatgggatggggagcaccggaggttgggatgggatgggatggggcacGCTGgaggttgggatgggatggggcgCACAGgaggttgggatgggatgggacgggATGGGGTACTCCAGAGGTtgggatgggacaggatggGGTGCACCGgaggttgggatgggatggggtgcaCCGgaggttgggatgggatgggatggggcacACAGgaggttgggatgggatgggacaggatggGGTGCACCAGAggttgggatgggatgagatg
This sequence is a window from Lathamus discolor isolate bLatDis1 chromosome 2, bLatDis1.hap1, whole genome shotgun sequence. Protein-coding genes within it:
- the RECQL4 gene encoding ATP-dependent DNA helicase Q4 isoform X4 encodes the protein MERLRELRALLKRWEAEFVRERRRKPGQADIAAAPEDTRRLYKEYRMLKQQGVQSDPAQPSPSGQSAAPEPPATEQETPLTPRRTPAPRKSPLVPKLRKDQGPTAAPMEPFLREEAKAEDLLLPRSVAGLAPLILAAGSKPSQAPQARKRFQELKETLAQTLGSLDPAWLQRCQGAPMGEETKPGPTQKEEEQGEGVCAPPKQEEGGGDSNRKRPRGAEEGQEAPAKLRRCHRGSAKGAVGAGNGGRKEKKKSEEEEEEEKEEQEELRKVMEPLENLLGEVEEEEEEKPRCTRKVIAARAFPRSRGNFVRLNLRSRSHVRGFALRGHRLRKQMWKQKWQKKAGWFGGGGSMDRSSDVCFRCGGTGHWASACRAGAAREVEKSGPAPEEEEEEEEAPLPTLEEVARRTNTFCPELCAESGGSNVGRSNGILEASAPRDGWRPAYEPPAPPAPMEPLYSLGAEGKVRETPKEVLEALRALGYSSFRPGQEVAIMRILSGLSTLVVLSTGMGKSLCYQLPAYLYHQRSKCITLVISPLVSLMDDQVSGLPRCLKAVCIHSNMPKSQREAAMEKVMKGEVQILLLSPEALVGGGGSGGGFLPSADRLPPVAFACIDEAHCVSEWSHNFRPCYLRLCKVLRDRLGVRCFLGLTATATLATARDVVQHLGIPPEEGITVHSAAVPPNLLLSVSMDRNRDEALISLLRGERFGSLDSIIVYCTRREETARIAALIRTCLQGVPLRERPRAQDPAPGRKAKAKRSLHARCSVALADSYHAGLSAAERRRVQSRFMSGQLRVVVATVAFGMGLDKADVRGVIHYNMPKSLEGYVQEIGRAGRDGAAAHCHLFLDAEGGDLPELRRHIYGDSVDFVTVKRLVRKVFVPCKCRELHRQHREATEAAEVEDAELAELLQEEVGEEESGTRQSRPRVCHKHERAIPIQATVEALDLREEAIETLLCYLELHPRRWLELLPPTYSSCRLQCYGGPRQLRDVARSSPPVAVVLARERLEGKEHVQSSSVAFDVVSLSDSMGWEVVLVKRALRQLQWEPRLRRDGGRSAGKSGVLVEFGDLSFHLRAYGDLSDEELDSVCDFLHQRVVAREKMALGQLRACFQTFQSVAFQTYGPHPVDEEERRSARLKALLSDYFEKERLERGREEEEEDEGLDGAKLRDWESQIRADIRHFLDIRRDEKFTGRAVARIFHGIGSPCFPAQIYGRDRRFWRRYLCVDFHQLARMATEEILATR
- the RECQL4 gene encoding ATP-dependent DNA helicase Q4 isoform X6 → MERLRELRALLKRWEAEFVRERRRKPGQADIAAAPEDTRRLYKEYRMLKQQGVQSDPAQPSPSGQSAAPEPPATEQVPDSGCWGSHLNRQPKAPRQSRRVPEASVQYYGMKLKSKLGAAGKETPLTPRRTPAPRKSPLVPKLRKDQGPTAAPMEPFLREEAKAEDLLLPRSVAGLAPLILAAGSKPSQAPQARKRFQELKETLAQTLGSLDPAWLQRCQGAPMGEETKPGPTQKEEEQGEGVCAPPKQEEGGGDSNRKRPRGAEEGQEAPAKLRRCHRGSAKGAVGAGNGGRKEKKKSEEEEEEEKEEQEELRKVMEPLENLLGEVEEEEEEKPRCTRKVIAARAFPRSRGNFVRLNLRSRSHVRGFALRGHRLRKQMWKQKWQKKAGWFGGGGSMDRSSDVCFRCGGTGHWASACRAGAAREVEKSGPAPEEEEEEEEAPLPTLEEVARRTNTFCPELCAESGGSNVGRSNGILEASAPRDGWRPAYEPPAPPAPMEPLYSLGAEGKVRETPKEVLEALRALGYSSFRPGQEVAIMRILSGLSTLVVLSTGMGKSLCYQLPAYLYHQRSKCITLVISPLVSLMDDQVSGLPRCLKAVCIHSNMPKSQREAAMEKVMKGEVQILLLSPEALVGGGGSGGGFLPSADRLPPVAFACIDEAHCVSEWSHNFRPCYLRLCKVLRDRLGVRCFLGLTATATLATARDVVQHLGIPPEEGITVHSAAVPPNLLLSVSMDRNRDEALISLLRGERFGSLDSIIVYCTRREETARIAALIRTCLQGVPLRERPRAQDPAPGRKAKAKRSLHARCSVALADSYHAGLSAAERRRVQSRFMSGQLRVVVATVAFGMGLDKADVRGVIHYNMPKSLEGYVQEIGRAGRDGAAAHCHLFLDAEGGDLPELRRHIYGDSVDFVTVKRLVRKVFVPCKCRELHRQHREATEAAEVEDAELAELLQEEVGEEESGTRQSRPRVCHKHERAIPIQATVEALDLREEAIETLLCYLELHPRRWLELLPPTYSSCRLQCYGGPRQLRDVARSSPPVAVVLARERLEGKEHVQSSSVAFDVVSLSDSMGWEVVLVKRALRQLQWEPRLRRDGGRSAGKSGVLVEFGDLSFHLRAYGDLSDEELDSVCDFLHQRVVAREKMALGQLRACFQTFQRPMALTPWMRKSGGAPA
- the RECQL4 gene encoding ATP-dependent DNA helicase Q4 isoform X1, coding for MERLRELRALLKRWEAEFVRERRRKPGQADIAAAPEDTRRLYKEYRMLKQQGVQSDPAQPSPSGQSAAPEPPATEQVPDSGCWGSHLNRQPKAPRQSRRVPEASVQYYGMKLKSKLGAAGKETPLTPRRTPAPRKSPLVPKLRKDQGPTAAPMEPFLREEAKAEDLLLPRSVAGLAPLILAAGSKPSQAPQARKRFQELKETLAQTLGSLDPAWLQRCQGAPMGEETKPGPTQKEEEQGEGVCAPPKQEEGGGDSNRKRPRGAEEGQEAPAKLRRCHRGSAKGAVGAGNGGRKEKKKSEEEEEEEKEEQEELRKVMEPLENLLGEVEEEEEEKPRCTRKVIAARAFPRSRGNFVRLNLRSRSHVRGFALRGHRLRKQMWKQKWQKKAGWFGGGGSMDRSSDVCFRCGGTGHWASACRAGAAREVEKSGPAPEEEEEEEEAPLPTLEEVARRTNTFCPELCAESGGSNVGRSNGILEASAPRDGWRPAYEPPAPPAPMEPLYSLGAEGKVRETPKEVLEALRALGYSSFRPGQEVAIMRILSGLSTLVVLSTGMGKSLCYQLPAYLYHQRSKCITLVISPLVSLMDDQVSGLPRCLKAVCIHSNMPKSQREAAMEKVMKGEVQILLLSPEALVGGGGSGGGFLPSADRLPPVAFACIDEAHCVSEWSHNFRPCYLRLCKVLRDRLGVRCFLGLTATATLATARDVVQHLGIPPEEGITVHSAAVPPNLLLSVSMDRNRDEALISLLRGERFGSLDSIIVYCTRREETARIAALIRTCLQGVPLRERPRAQDPAPGRKAKAKRSLHARCSVALADSYHAGLSAAERRRVQSRFMSGQLRVVVATVAFGMGLDKADVRGVIHYNMPKSLEGYVQEIGRAGRDGAAAHCHLFLDAEGGDLPELRRHIYGDSVDFVTVKRLVRKVFVPCKCRELHRQHREATEAAEVEDAELAELLQEEVGEEESGTRQSRPRVCHKHERAIPIQATVEALDLREEAIETLLCYLELHPRRWLELLPPTYSSCRLQCYGGPRQLRDVARSSPPVAVVLARERLEGKEHVQSSSVAFDVVSLSDSMGWEVVLVKRALRQLQWEPRLRRDGGRSAGKSGVLVEFGDLSFHLRAYGDLSDEELDSVCDFLHQRVVAREKMALGQLRACFQTFQSVAFQTYGPHPVDEEERRSARLKALLSDYFEKERLERGREEEEEDEGLDGAKLRDWESQIRADIRHFLDIRRDEKFTGRAVARIFHGIGSPCFPAQIYGRDRRFWRRYLCVDFHQLARMATEEILATR
- the RECQL4 gene encoding ATP-dependent DNA helicase Q4 isoform X5 — translated: MERLRELRALLKRWEAEFVRERRRKPGQADIAAAPEDTRRLYKEYRMLKQQGVQSDPAQPSPSGQSAAPEPPATEQVPDSGCWGSHLNRQPKAPRQSRRVPEASVQYYGMKLKSKLGAAGKETPLTPRRTPAPRKSPLVPKLRKDQGPTAAPMEPFLREEAKAEDLLLPRSVAGLAPLILAAGSKPSQAPQARKRFQELKETLAQTLGSLDPAWLQRCQGAPMGEETKPGPTQKEEEQGEGVCAPPKQEEGGGDSNRKRPRGAEEGQEAPAKLRRCHRGSAKGAVGAGNGGRKEKKKSEEEEEEEKEEQEELRKVMEPLENLLGEVEEEEEEKPRCTRKVIAARAFPRSRGNFVRLNLRSRSHVRGFALRGHRLRKQMWKQKWQKKAGWFGGGGSMDRSSDVCFRCGGTGHWASACRAGAAREVEKSGPAPEEEEEEEEAPLPTLEEVARRTNTFCPELCAESGGSNVGRSNGILEASAPRDGWRPAYEPPAPPAPMEPLYSLGAEGKVRETPKEVLEALRALGYSSFRPGQEVAIMRILSGLSTLVVLSTGMGKSLCYQLPAYLYHQRSKCITLVISPLVSLMDDQVSGLPRCLKAVCIHSNMPKSQREAAMEKVMKGEVQILLLSPEALVGGGGSGGGFLPSADRLPPVAFACIDEAHCVSEWSHNFRPCYLRLCKVLRDRLGVRCFLGLTATATLATARDVVQHLGIPPEEGITVHSAAVPPNLLLSVSMDRNRDEALISLLRGERFGSLDSIIVYCTRREETARIAALIRTCLQGVPLRERPRAQDPAPGRKAKAKRSLHARCSVALADSYHAGLSAAERRRVQSRFMSGQLRVVVATVAFGMGLDKADVRGVIHYNMPKSLEGYVQEIGRAGRDGAAAHCHLFLDAEAAEVEDAELAELLQEEVGEEESGTRQSRPRVCHKHERAIPIQATVEALDLREEAIETLLCYLELHPRRWLELLPPTYSSCRLQCYGGPRQLRDVARSSPPVAVVLARERLEGKEHVQSSSVAFDVVSLSDSMGWEVVLVKRALRQLQWEPRLRRDGGRSAGKSGVLVEFGDLSFHLRAYGDLSDEELDSVCDFLHQRVVAREKMALGQLRACFQTFQSVAFQTYGPHPVDEEERRSARLKALLSDYFEKERLERGREEEEEDEGLDGAKLRDWESQIRADIRHFLDIRRDEKFTGRAVARIFHGIGSPCFPAQIYGRDRRFWRRYLCVDFHQLARMATEEILATR